CTTCGCTGCGACCGCGCTTCCTGCTCGAAGCCATCCCCGAGATCCTCGAGGTCAAGAAAGCGCACTACGCGGTGTTCCGAGCCGCGTTCCCAGGACTCGAGATTCGTTCCGTCACCTCGGGCTTCCCCAGCCGCGAGCTCGGTGTCGGGATCGCGCATCCCGCCTTCCCGCACGAGATCAACAAGGTGTGGGAGACCGTCGAGCCGACCCCTTCGGCCCTCACGCAGCTGTTCTGGGCGCTCGGCATGATTCCGGTGCCGGTCAGCGACCACTGGTCGTTCGTGCTCGACGTGCTGTTCTGCGGGATCACGCTGGCGGGGTTGCACGCCCATCGCGACACCAATCTCCCGTTCTGGAAGATCGACAAGCTGGCGCGTCGTCTGGTCGGTCCGAATCCGTTCCGTGCGCACGACGCGATCGGCTCGAAGGGCGCCGACTTCCTGACCTGGTCGTGCCTGCACCACCTGAGCGAACACTACGGCGCGCTGTTCACGCCCACCGCGGAACTCACCGAGCGCAAGGACACGGGGCAGGCCTGGTACCCGCCCGATCACTTCCGTCCGCTGGTCGACTGGACGCTGTCCGATGCCGAGCGCGAGGACTTCCGCGTTCGACTGCTGGGCCCGATCTTCCAGATGACGAGCCTGCTGTTGCACGAACGCCGTGCGCCGCTCGCCCACGTCAATGCGATCGGCGAGCTGTGCGCGCAGTTTCGCAGCGGACCGATCGCGATGCTGCGCGCCGCCGGCCCCGACGCCGCCCGGGCCACCGTCGAGGCGTGGCACCGGCTGCATCCGGAAGCGGCCGCGTCGGCGTGGCATCCGGAAGCGCTCGCGAGCATGGAGAGTGCGGAGTGGCAGCAGTTGTACGTGAATGCCGAGCATGACGGTCGGGTCGGCGTGGTTTCGCTGTCGCGCGAGAGCTACAGCTGGGACGTCGATCGCGAACTCGATCGAGCACTCGACTGGCTCAGCGCGGCCGGCATCCGCCGCGTGATCGTGAGCGGCGACTTCCACTTCTCGACTCAGATGGTCGGTGCCGACACCGCCGAGTTTTTCAGCGCACTCGAGCGGCTCGAGGACGGCCTCGCGATCACCAACGGCTGGTCGCGCACCGCGCGGCGGCTGTGGGACGAGTTCGAGGTCTCGGTCGCGTTCGTGAACGGTAAGCGCTGCCTGGGCGGCATGCTCGAAGCCGTGATGCACTGCCATCACGTGGTGGCGGTCGACGACGTACGCTTCGGATGGCCCGAGGTCACGCTCCCGGTGGTGCCCGGCATGGAGGCGTGCCACTGGCCGTTCCGCCGCACGACGCGCGAGCACTGGCCACGATTGCTGCACCTGCTGCTGTCCGGGGCGCCGATCAAGGCGAAGGACGCGGTCGGCTGGCTGATCGACGTGGCCGCTCCGATCGACGAGGCGATCGCCACCGCGTGGCGGCTCGCCAGTGCCGAGACGCCCGCGCCACGCCGCCCGCTCGAGCTCGGAGCCCTGAACGGCGTGCCGACCGATGTCGCCGAGCTTGAGGCCGCCGAGGGCCCGGCGATGGCCGCCGGTCGCGAGGCGATCGCACGTTGCGTCGCGCGTTCGTGCGCGGTCCCGGCCGCGGAAGCACTCGCGTTGCAAGCACAGCTGGCGGCTGAGTTCCTGGCATCGGCCGCGTGTCGCGAGGGCCGCGTCGGCGCCGAGGCGCAGCGGGTGATGCGAACCTAGTCATCGTTTTGGCCGCGCGGTCCCTCACTCACGATCTGCGGAGAACTCCATGCACTCCCGATTGATCCGCGCCTTCGTGGCACTCGCACTCGCCTCGATCATCTCTCCCGCGTTCGCGGCGGCGCCCGCGACATTTCCCCCCGGCGAAGCCGACGCGAAGGCGCGGCTCAACTCCACTCCCCGCCACGGCGAGTTCATCGAGGTACCCTCCGCCTCCGGACCGCGGCGCGCCTGGATTTCCTATCCGGAGCGCTCCGATCGTGCCGGCGTGGTGATCGTGATTCACGAGATCTTCGGACTCTCCGACTGGATCCGGTCGGTCGGCGATCAGCTTGCGGCCGACGGCTTCATCGCGGTGGTGCCCGACCTGCTGTCGGGGCTCGGACCCGGCGGCGGCGGCACCGATTCCTTTCCGACGCGCGACGACGTGGTGCGCGGCGTGCGCTCGCTGTCGGCGAGTGACGCCGACGCGCGACTCTCGAGCGTTCGTGCATGGGCGAATCGACTGCCGGCCGCCAACGGCAAGTGGGCGACCCTTGGGTTCTGCTGGGGCGGCGCGCGGAGCTTCGAGATGGCCGCCCAGGACACGGCGCCCGACGGCGCGGTCGTCTACTACGGGGCAGCCCCCGACAGCCTGACGCTCACCCGAGTCCGGGCGCCGATCCTCGGACACTTCGGCGCCGACGACGCGCGCGTGAATGGCACGTTGCCGCCCGCCCGGGTGATTCTCGCGGCGGCCGACCGATCGTTCGAGGTGCAGCTCCACGCCGGCGCCGGGCACGGCTTCCTGCGCCAGCAGGCCGATCGAGAAGGCGCCAATCTCAAGGCCGCGCGGGCCGCGTGGCCGAGCACGGTCAAGTTTCTGAGGCAGCGGCTGAAATAACGGTATTGGGCCGATAACTCGGCAAATCAGCGGCTCAATCCGGGCGCCCCGGCGGCCGATAACCGCAGGGTGAACTACCCCTCCCGCATCCACACTCAGCCGTACCCGGAGGCGCGCTCGTGACCCAGCCTGCCGGATCCCTTTCGGGGCGAGTGGTGTGGCTGCTCGGAATCGCCGTCGGCCTGGTGGTGATCCTGGGCGCGATCCACCTGCACATCCTGCTGGTGTTCTGCCTCGTGGTGTTCGCGGTCGCCGGGCTCATGACGGCGCTGCGCGAGATGGAACGCCGCAGTGAGCAGACCTCGAAAGAGCTCGAGCGCCTGCACGCGTTGCGCGAGTACAGTCTGGTGGCGCTGTTCGAGCTCTCGCACGAGTTCGACGTCTCGATGGAAGAGCATCAGATGGGCACGCTCACGCTCACCAGCATCATGGGACACTCGGGGATCGTCGGCGCATGTCTGTGGCTGCGACGACCCGGTGACGAGACGGGGCTCCAGCTGGTCGCCCGCAAGGGCCTCAAGGAAGACCGCCTCGAGGCGTTCGCCGCCGAACTCCAACTGCTCTCGATGGACGCTCGAGTCCTGCGCGAAGGCATCTTCCTGGATCGACCCGAGTCGCTGCCGGCACGCCCCGAATTCGTGAAGCGCGCCACGCTCGCCGGCGTGCGCGGCGTCATGCCGCTGATGGCGGGCGGCGAGCTGATCGGCTTCACCGGTCTTGGTCGGCGCGCCAGCAACACCGACTTCAGCAGCTTCGATCTCGAAGTGGTCCGCACCATGCTCAGCATGCTGGGCCGCGCGGTCGAGAACGGTCGACTCTACTCGCGTCAGCAACAGCACAACGAGGAGCTGGCGAGCGTCAACCGCGAGCTGCAACAGACCAACGAGAGCTTGCGCGAGGCCTCGCGCCTCAAGGCCGAGTTCCTCGCCAACATCTCGCACGAGCTGCGCACGCCGCTCACCGGCGTGCTCGGGTTCCTCGATCTGCTGCGCGGCGACACGCCGACCTCGCGCGAGCAGCAGCTCAACTTCGTCTCGCGCGCGCGGGCCTGCGGTGCACGCCTGCTCCACCTCATCAACGACTTGCTCGACTACGCCCAGGCCGAGGCCGGGCGGCTCGAAATGGAAAAGCGCGCAGTACCGGCGCGCAGCGTGCTCGAGGACCTGCGTCGCGCGATCGAAGCGCGCGCGGCCGAGAGCAAGCTCGAGCTGAGGGTGGACCTCGCCGGCGCCGACGCGCTGCGTGTGTGGGCTGATGGCGCGCGTCTGCATCAGGCGCTCTGTCATGTGGCCGAGAATGCCATCAAGTTCACCCCGCAGGGCTCAGTCACCATCCGGGTGCGCAACGACCTGCACTCGGGCCAGTGCACGTTCGAGGTGGTCGACACCGGCGTCGGCATCGCTCCCGAGATCCGTCAGGCGGTGGTTCAACCCTTCGTCCAGGGGGACGGGAGCTCGACCCGCGTTCACGGCGGCACCGGACTCGGTCTCGCGCTGACCGTCATGCTGGTCGAACAGATGGGCGGCCGCATCGCCATCGACACGCCCTCCGAACACCCGGGCACGCGGGTGCTCGTTTCGCTGCCGCTCGCGGATGAGGCCGGTGAGACCGCCGCCGAAGCAGTCATCGAAGCGACCTCGATCGGCCGCATCGAGGGTCCGCTCGGAGCTCCGCTGGTACTGGTGGTCGAGGATCGTGAGCCGCTGCGTGCCTACCTGCGCGACTTCCTGCACAGCAGCGGCTACCGCACCGTCGACGCCGACACGGCGGAGTCGGGGTGTCTGGTCGCACGCCGCCTGCGCCCTTCGGTGATCGTTTCCGACTACGCTCTCGAAGCCGCTCCGCGTGCCTCGGTGCGGACCGGCTACGACATGGCGCGGCGGCTGGGACTCGACGAGGCCACGCGCTCGATCCCGATCCTGTTCCTGACCGGATTCTCGAACGACCTGAAGCAGCAGCTCGATTCGAATCCCGAGCCGCGCCGCCGCTTCCACACGCTCGACAAGCCGGTCGATGAGGACGCGGTGCTCGAAGTGCTGTCGCAGTGGCTGCCGAACGGCGGAGAGGTGCGCACGCTGCTGATCGACTCGGTCGAGTTCACCGCCGCGCGCATCCAGCACGCGCTCCCCGCCGAGCGATTCCATTTCGAGTCGGCGCTCACCGCCAAGCAGGCGGTCTCGATGCTGCGCAATCAACCGCGCGCCTTCGACCTGATTCTCGCGAGCCCCGGCGCGTTCGACGGGACCGAAGGCACCGACATGGCGAAGCTGTTGCAGGAGGTCGCCCCGCCCGAGGTGTTCTTCATGCTGCTCGGTGACTCCGCCGTCGGCTCGACCGATTCACCGTGGCCGGCCGAGGAGTCACGCCTGATCGGCTGCGTGCTGCGTGACGACGAAGACTTCGCCCGCCAGCTCGAGTCGCTGCTGGACGTCGCCCGTGCCCAGCGCGGCGCGAACGAGGCCGAGCCGAACGCGGAGTCGGAAGCCGCCTGAGTCGCAGCGCCCGCGTGCGAATTCCGCTTGGCACCCTCCCCGGCTCCGATTATCGTCGCGGCGTCCAGCGTCGAACTCACGGAGGGCCACCCGGTGCTGCGAAGAATCCTGCTGACGCTCGTCATGTTGCTGGTGGTCGCGGTCGCCGCGGCCGCGGTGTTCGTCGCCTCACGTCAGAATCAGAAGTTCGATCCGCCCTACCCCCAGGTCACCGCGTCCGGCGACTCGAGCGTCATCGAGCGGGGTCGCTACGTGGTGCGCGATGTCGTGAATTGCGCGAGCTGTCACGGTGACACCACGCAACTCGCCGCACGGATGAGCGGCGCCGACGTGCCGATGAGCGGCGGATTCAAGTGGAACATTCCGCCCGGCACGATCTACGCCCGCAACATCACCGCCGATCCGGCGACCGGGCTCGGCGACGTGTCGGACGCGGCGATTGCGCGCGCGCTTCGCAGCGGCGTCGGGCACGATGGGCGCGCACTGCTTCCATTCATGGAGCTGCAGGGACTCTCGGACGAGGATCTGGTCGCCGTGGTGTCGTACTTGCGCACTCAGGCCGCGATCCCGAATCCGGTGCCGGCGCACCAATTCAACCTGCTCGGCAAGGTCCTGCGAGCGACGGTGCTCGCGAATCCGGTCGGACCACGCGAAACACCGCCCGTGACCTCACCGCGTGGCGCAACGCTCGAGAACGGTCGCTATCTGACCGAGTCGGTCGCGCTGTGCTGGGCGTGCCACACGCAGCGCAGTGCCGCGACCGGCGAGCTGACCGGACCGCGCTTCGGCGGCGCGACCGAGTTCATCGAGGCCGGTGTCTCGTGGTCGCCTCCGAACATCACGAGCGATCCCGAGACCGGACGCATCGGAGCGCTGAGCGAGGACGAGTTCGTGGCACGCTTCCGGGCCGGGCGGCTGATACCGGACTCGCCGATGCCATGGCAAGGCTACGCGCGAATGAGCGAGGACGACCTGCGCGCGATCTATCGCTACCTCAAGTCGGTACCGGCCGTGAAGCGAGACGTCGGTTCGCCGATTGCGGCGCCGAAGCCGTCGTAGCCCGCGTCCACCCTGTGCGAGTGGCCTGACGCTTACGCCGCCTTCATCCCTTCGTCGAGCCCCGGTCGCAGCGGCAGTCGGATCACGAACGTCGCACCCGCCCCGACCTCGCTCTCGACCGCGATCTCGCCACCGTGGTCCTTCACGATGCCGAAGCTCACCGACAGACCGAGCCCGGTACCCTTGCCGGTCGGCTTGGTCGAGAAGAACGGCTCGAAGATGCGTTCGCGATTCTCGCGCGGGATGCCGGGACCGTCGTCGGTGACCCGGATCTCCAGATAGTCGTTGTCGGCGCGTCGGGTCTGGACCCGGACCGTCCCGCCCGCTTCGCCCATCGCCTGCTGAGCGTTCATCATCAGATTGATGAGCACCTGCTGGAGCTGATTCGAATTGCCCATGATGCGTGGCACCTCGGTGCCGAGCACGGATTCGATCTCGACCCCGTTCATCTTGAGCTGGTGCCCCACGATCTCGACGGCGTCGACCACCGCCTGGTTCGGATCGATGCTCTCGAACAGGGCCTTCTCCTGACGCGCAAAGCGCAGCAGGCTCTCGAGAATCGTCTTGCAGCGACGCGTCTCCTTCTCGATCAGCTCGATGTTGCGGCGCAACGGGCCGTTCTCCTCGGTGAGCCGCAGCGAGAGCTGCGCGCACGCGAGGATGCCGGCGAGCGGATTCTTGACCTCGTGCGCGATGCCGGCGCCGAGCTGGCCGAATGCGGCCAGCTTCTCCGACTGGACGAGCTGTTGCTGCGCGGCGGCGAGCCGTTCCTCGCGCGCGCGCAGCTCGTGCGCCATCTCGTTGAACGCGTTGGCGAGCGTTCCAATCTCGTCGCCGGTCCGCACCAGGACCTGGGTGTCGAACTCGCCGCGTCCGATCTGGCGTGCGGCATTCGAGAGCTGCTCGAGCGGGCGCGTGATGCGCTCGGCGCCCCACACCCCGAGCAGCGTGGCGATCACGAGCAGCAGCGCCGCGACCGCGATGAGTCGATTGAGCAGTTCGCGCACCGCGAGGAACTCGGCACTTCGCGGGAGTTCCGCGACCGCGACCAGTCCGCCGATCGAGACCTCCGCCAGTCCGCCGATCCACTCGCGGCGCCCCGAGACGTAGTCGAGCGTCATGTTCGAGCTCTTGCTCGCGCGCAGAAGCCCGATCTGTCGCGCCATCGAAAGCGAGGCGGTGCCGCCGTCCTGCGGTGCGGCACGCCGCACCAGCGGCAGCCCTTCGTTGGTCCACAGCGAGAGCTCCATCAATCGCGAGCGCTGCAGGATGCGTTCGAGATCGCGTCCATCCAGGAATGCCACCAGCACCAGCGGTGACTTGCGCGCGCTCGC
This genomic interval from Candidatus Eisenbacteria bacterium contains the following:
- a CDS encoding enoyl-CoA hydratase/isomerase family protein → MTRTSHSPSAAPGAIASEVRAMRGSTIETLGLGSVHGIFSRGRLPADAGALVDQVFGERHQRGSFVVSGASGIVGAGKTLQLGSRLEPFGVRAVALDFAGAPDGLGRHYPGLVQAFGRDGAARIMSNTVRLSYDGQRLPDELASLRPRFLLEAIPEILEVKKAHYAVFRAAFPGLEIRSVTSGFPSRELGVGIAHPAFPHEINKVWETVEPTPSALTQLFWALGMIPVPVSDHWSFVLDVLFCGITLAGLHAHRDTNLPFWKIDKLARRLVGPNPFRAHDAIGSKGADFLTWSCLHHLSEHYGALFTPTAELTERKDTGQAWYPPDHFRPLVDWTLSDAEREDFRVRLLGPIFQMTSLLLHERRAPLAHVNAIGELCAQFRSGPIAMLRAAGPDAARATVEAWHRLHPEAAASAWHPEALASMESAEWQQLYVNAEHDGRVGVVSLSRESYSWDVDRELDRALDWLSAAGIRRVIVSGDFHFSTQMVGADTAEFFSALERLEDGLAITNGWSRTARRLWDEFEVSVAFVNGKRCLGGMLEAVMHCHHVVAVDDVRFGWPEVTLPVVPGMEACHWPFRRTTREHWPRLLHLLLSGAPIKAKDAVGWLIDVAAPIDEAIATAWRLASAETPAPRRPLELGALNGVPTDVAELEAAEGPAMAAGREAIARCVARSCAVPAAEALALQAQLAAEFLASAACREGRVGAEAQRVMRT
- a CDS encoding dienelactone hydrolase family protein: MHSRLIRAFVALALASIISPAFAAAPATFPPGEADAKARLNSTPRHGEFIEVPSASGPRRAWISYPERSDRAGVVIVIHEIFGLSDWIRSVGDQLAADGFIAVVPDLLSGLGPGGGGTDSFPTRDDVVRGVRSLSASDADARLSSVRAWANRLPAANGKWATLGFCWGGARSFEMAAQDTAPDGAVVYYGAAPDSLTLTRVRAPILGHFGADDARVNGTLPPARVILAAADRSFEVQLHAGAGHGFLRQQADREGANLKAARAAWPSTVKFLRQRLK
- a CDS encoding cytochrome C, giving the protein MLRRILLTLVMLLVVAVAAAAVFVASRQNQKFDPPYPQVTASGDSSVIERGRYVVRDVVNCASCHGDTTQLAARMSGADVPMSGGFKWNIPPGTIYARNITADPATGLGDVSDAAIARALRSGVGHDGRALLPFMELQGLSDEDLVAVVSYLRTQAAIPNPVPAHQFNLLGKVLRATVLANPVGPRETPPVTSPRGATLENGRYLTESVALCWACHTQRSAATGELTGPRFGGATEFIEAGVSWSPPNITSDPETGRIGALSEDEFVARFRAGRLIPDSPMPWQGYARMSEDDLRAIYRYLKSVPAVKRDVGSPIAAPKPS
- a CDS encoding HAMP domain-containing protein is translated as MKLRKRMPLRLKILITVLVIVTGAVGAITFTMANLFHQDKRTYITDVVSMVSISTADQARTVLISYQDRLRGLTRLLERSDLPVKEREDLLQGFFRDLRVVVAARLMEGERLVAAADHLDGLSQRGWTPEAFEAAWREVAVPVERVRDGQAFVGTLQNAGREPLLVMAVAQSASARKSPLVLVAFLDGRDLERILQRSRLMELSLWTNEGLPLVRRAAPQDGGTASLSMARQIGLLRASKSSNMTLDYVSGRREWIGGLAEVSIGGLVAVAELPRSAEFLAVRELLNRLIAVAALLLVIATLLGVWGAERITRPLEQLSNAARQIGRGEFDTQVLVRTGDEIGTLANAFNEMAHELRAREERLAAAQQQLVQSEKLAAFGQLGAGIAHEVKNPLAGILACAQLSLRLTEENGPLRRNIELIEKETRRCKTILESLLRFARQEKALFESIDPNQAVVDAVEIVGHQLKMNGVEIESVLGTEVPRIMGNSNQLQQVLINLMMNAQQAMGEAGGTVRVQTRRADNDYLEIRVTDDGPGIPRENRERIFEPFFSTKPTGKGTGLGLSVSFGIVKDHGGEIAVESEVGAGATFVIRLPLRPGLDEGMKAA